One part of the Euzebyales bacterium genome encodes these proteins:
- a CDS encoding extensin family protein, whose product MSATERVYRTIGGVPLRYVRVSPALTTVYIRSTSEFEHKLDHFSYSLASAAPAWYGPLRWIATAGAYVPKPGYHGLGRAFDLDIVRWKNAACRPIHGHHNSTRARRRRYVGVDALARRWFKYVLDASYNSAHRDHIHVDDGGGALVFNLNYRSDTVFVQRAANVMMGAGLAIDGIYGPLTHRAFRRMKERMDIPHRVSSSPRIYRRFLWRLAVMALRNKRV is encoded by the coding sequence ATGTCGGCGACTGAGCGTGTCTACCGCACGATCGGAGGCGTGCCGCTGCGGTACGTCAGGGTGTCGCCGGCGCTGACGACCGTCTACATCCGATCGACGTCGGAGTTCGAGCACAAGCTGGACCACTTCTCCTACAGCCTCGCGAGCGCTGCGCCGGCATGGTACGGACCACTGCGGTGGATCGCGACGGCGGGTGCGTACGTGCCCAAGCCCGGCTACCACGGTCTCGGCCGTGCGTTCGACCTCGACATCGTCCGCTGGAAGAACGCGGCGTGCCGACCCATCCACGGGCATCACAACTCCACGAGGGCGCGCCGTCGACGCTACGTCGGGGTCGACGCGCTGGCCCGTCGCTGGTTCAAGTACGTGCTCGACGCCAGCTACAACTCGGCGCACCGCGACCACATCCACGTCGACGACGGCGGCGGCGCGCTGGTGTTCAACCTCAACTACCGCTCCGACACCGTGTTCGTGCAGCGCGCCGCGAACGTCATGATGGGCGCGGGGCTGGCGATCGACGGCATCTACGGACCGCTGACGCACAGAGCGTTCCGCCGCATGAAGGAGCGGATGGACATCCCGCACCGGGTGTCGTCGAGTCCCCGCATCTATCGGCGCTTCCTGTGGCGCCTGGCGGTGATGGCACTGCGCAACAAGCGCGTGTGA
- a CDS encoding class F sortase, whose amino-acid sequence MRPGLGATRRFAALAVLVVLLSGCAQLGRVPEATFDRTVSYFDSWAEAREEPDPAVRVAADLRDYAPDGSQARTAPVRVRLPSVGIASDLERLDLADDGAIQTPRDWQRAGWYRGGPRPGELGAAVILGHVDSKTGPAVFHRLSRLRPGDEILVRRADRSVAVFTVDRLEQHRKTRFPTDDVYFPTPEPTLRLVTCGGAFDREAGSYTDNLVVFATLDVIRS is encoded by the coding sequence ATGAGGCCCGGCCTCGGGGCAACCCGCCGGTTCGCCGCACTGGCCGTCCTGGTCGTCCTGCTGAGCGGCTGCGCCCAACTGGGCAGGGTCCCGGAGGCGACGTTCGACAGGACGGTCAGCTACTTCGACAGTTGGGCCGAGGCGCGGGAGGAGCCCGATCCGGCGGTACGCGTCGCAGCGGACCTGCGCGACTACGCACCGGATGGCTCGCAGGCGCGGACGGCCCCGGTGCGTGTGCGGCTGCCGAGCGTGGGGATCGCCAGCGACCTGGAACGGCTGGACCTCGCCGACGACGGCGCGATCCAGACACCGCGGGACTGGCAGCGGGCGGGCTGGTACCGCGGCGGTCCTCGACCGGGCGAGCTCGGGGCGGCCGTCATCCTGGGTCACGTCGACTCGAAGACCGGGCCCGCCGTGTTCCACCGCCTGAGCCGGCTGCGGCCCGGCGACGAGATCCTCGTCAGGCGCGCCGACAGATCGGTGGCGGTCTTCACCGTCGACCGCCTCGAACAGCACCGCAAGACGCGCTTCCCCACCGACGACGTGTACTTTCCCACACCCGAGCCGACGCTGCGCCTGGTCACCTGCGGAGGTGCGTTCGACCGCGAGGCGGGCAGCTACACCGACAACCTGGTGGTGTTCGCGACACTGGACGTCATACGGTCCTGA